The Pantoea nemavictus genome includes a region encoding these proteins:
- a CDS encoding LysR family transcriptional regulator, giving the protein MKEIKTDSLWVHLHWLTVLAELGSFTRAAERLDVSKAAMSQKIKELEKMAGVALVQRTTRSVRLTSAGEKLVDELRDPFARIAQSFFSVRDEAGPVRGMVRVTAPVAFARQQLVPIIGDFLRDYPQVRLQLDVTDRLVSLGSEGFDLAIRHSDNLPETHVALPLCETHALLVASPAYLAQNGVPATPQALQQHNCLYYPRGLESPQWRFRLASDASETVQVKIQGNFATNNSESIRDAALQGVGIAMLPDFSASAALASGTLQQVLPQWQTIDAFADRLWVVRPYAAQVPRAVTTFIHWLRARFVDG; this is encoded by the coding sequence ATGAAAGAAATTAAAACCGATAGCCTTTGGGTCCATTTGCACTGGTTAACCGTGCTGGCTGAGCTCGGCAGTTTTACGCGTGCAGCGGAGCGCTTAGACGTCAGCAAAGCGGCGATGAGCCAAAAGATTAAAGAACTGGAAAAGATGGCCGGCGTGGCGTTGGTGCAGCGCACCACGCGCAGCGTACGTCTCACTTCCGCCGGTGAAAAGCTGGTGGATGAGCTGCGCGATCCTTTTGCGCGCATCGCGCAGAGCTTTTTCAGCGTGCGCGATGAAGCGGGACCGGTACGTGGCATGGTGCGCGTAACGGCTCCGGTAGCCTTTGCGCGTCAGCAGCTGGTGCCGATTATTGGTGATTTCTTGCGGGATTATCCGCAGGTGCGTCTGCAGCTGGATGTGACCGATCGTTTGGTCTCGCTGGGCAGTGAAGGATTTGATCTGGCGATTCGCCACAGCGATAACCTGCCGGAAACGCACGTGGCGCTGCCGCTGTGTGAAACCCACGCGCTGCTGGTGGCTTCCCCCGCCTATCTGGCACAAAATGGGGTGCCCGCTACGCCGCAGGCGCTGCAGCAGCACAACTGCCTGTATTATCCGCGGGGTTTAGAGTCGCCGCAGTGGCGCTTTCGCTTGGCCAGCGACGCCAGTGAAACCGTGCAGGTAAAGATTCAGGGCAACTTTGCCACTAACAATAGCGAGTCGATTCGTGACGCAGCATTGCAGGGAGTAGGTATCGCGATGCTGCCTGATTTCAGCGCCAGCGCGGCACTCGCCAGCGGTACGCTGCAGCAGGTGCTGCCGCAGTGGCAGACGATCGATGCCTTCGCCGATCGTTTGTGGGTGGTACGCCCGTATGCTGCACAGGTGCCACGGGCGGTGACCACCTTTATCCACTGGTTACGCGCGCGCTTTGTTGATGGGTGA
- a CDS encoding tautomerase family protein, translated as MPLLTFDVIQGRSEAELRTLLDAAHRAVLTAFKVPARDRYQIVHENKGYQMVFQDTGLGFERSDNLVMVRVYTSPRSEEQKCLFMAELARELQENCGVQGTDLMISFITNSKGDWSFADGEAQYLTGKL; from the coding sequence ATGCCATTACTGACATTTGACGTTATTCAGGGCCGTTCTGAAGCAGAATTACGGACTTTGCTGGATGCCGCACATCGCGCGGTGTTAACGGCGTTCAAAGTGCCCGCACGCGATCGCTATCAGATTGTTCATGAAAACAAAGGCTATCAGATGGTCTTTCAGGACACCGGTTTGGGTTTTGAGCGCAGCGATAATCTGGTGATGGTGCGCGTTTATACCAGCCCGAGAAGTGAAGAACAGAAGTGTCTGTTTATGGCAGAGTTAGCGCGCGAGCTGCAGGAAAATTGTGGCGTACAGGGCACAGATTTGATGATTAGTTTTATCACCAACAGTAAAGGTGACTGGAGCTTTGCCGATGGCGAAGCGCAATACCTCACTGGCAAACTCTAA
- the opgB gene encoding phosphatidylglycerol--membrane-oligosaccharide glycerophosphotransferase, producing MSEMVSVVLFLAAIAVYSFKAGRNKFWFSLILLLLTLFIVLNITLFASNYFTGDGINDAVLYTLTNSLTGAGVSKYVVPAIGLIIGLFSLFCLLTWLLRRRKTQHHLGWSLLAIACAAGSVQTTPAFRQVKELIASHTRLADSDFETYYKTPNKVIAEPKLNLVYIYGESLERTYFDQQAFPGLAPELSREKDQSIDFSQTEQLPGTDYTIAGMVASQCGIPLFAPFDGNASASLSSFYPQNICLGDILKNSGYENWFIQGADLRFAGKDTFLLSHGFDAANMYGSEELKSRVADPAYRNNWGYYDDTVMDEVFEKYEELSREQKRFALFTLTVDTHHPDGFISRSCQRKSYSYDGKPNQSFSAVACSQEHVARLIERIKASPWFKNTIIVVTSDHLAMNNTAHQYLIKQPRHDLFMVIRGDQPQAEVLDSKRSTLDNGATVLDILGGDNAIGLGRSGLSSVSLSTQFEDMAKRVTAWKADIIQLWNFPSKMESFTVDQQKNTFSFSGATFKLPILFRVSDKHVEPLPEGEYAEPLRYQLSKFAAADKFVWVDRCFKMARLWQPDLALSNDLCISMGQMGGKPSVTRIDKPLWKSKVTFPKAEVSAATFQLNEQQIRIEDNAIRYNADSFLLTVPGAPSSVKSFKGISRLENWGRWSNANLAPEVNIEYNDPLPERFDVVITARGFGPNAHRPIPVRVGDQEQPLNLGEDFSTTTLHFTNPTGSRNLIIAPPEPQESNDGNIIGQDPRKLGIGMVDIKIIPQPQR from the coding sequence TTGTCCGAAATGGTTTCGGTTGTACTCTTTTTGGCTGCGATTGCGGTCTACTCCTTTAAAGCCGGGCGAAATAAATTCTGGTTTAGTCTGATCTTGCTGCTGCTTACCCTGTTCATCGTGCTTAACATCACGCTGTTCGCCAGCAACTATTTCACGGGCGATGGAATCAATGATGCGGTGCTCTACACCCTAACCAATAGCCTGACGGGCGCGGGCGTGAGCAAATATGTGGTGCCGGCCATCGGGTTAATCATTGGCCTGTTCTCGCTATTTTGCCTGCTTACATGGCTGCTGCGTCGCCGCAAGACTCAGCATCATCTCGGCTGGAGTTTACTGGCTATTGCCTGTGCTGCCGGTTCAGTACAAACCACGCCGGCGTTCCGTCAGGTGAAAGAGCTGATCGCCTCCCACACGCGTCTCGCTGATTCAGATTTCGAAACCTATTACAAAACGCCAAACAAGGTGATAGCCGAGCCGAAGCTCAATCTGGTCTATATCTATGGCGAAAGCCTCGAACGGACCTACTTCGATCAGCAGGCCTTTCCCGGCCTAGCGCCCGAACTCAGCCGTGAAAAAGACCAGAGCATCGATTTCAGCCAAACCGAACAGTTACCCGGCACCGACTACACCATTGCCGGCATGGTGGCTTCGCAGTGCGGCATTCCGCTGTTTGCCCCTTTTGATGGCAACGCCTCGGCTTCGCTCTCCAGCTTTTATCCGCAGAATATTTGTCTCGGCGATATCCTGAAAAACTCCGGCTACGAAAACTGGTTCATACAGGGCGCGGATTTGCGTTTCGCCGGTAAAGATACTTTTCTGCTGTCGCACGGCTTTGATGCCGCCAATATGTACGGCTCTGAGGAGCTCAAAAGCCGCGTCGCCGATCCCGCCTATCGCAATAACTGGGGCTACTACGATGACACGGTGATGGATGAGGTATTTGAGAAATACGAGGAGCTGTCCCGTGAGCAGAAGCGCTTTGCATTGTTCACGCTAACGGTAGATACCCATCATCCGGATGGTTTTATCTCGCGCAGCTGCCAACGTAAAAGCTACAGCTATGACGGTAAACCGAACCAGTCATTTAGCGCCGTGGCCTGTTCACAAGAGCATGTGGCGCGGCTAATTGAGCGCATTAAGGCCTCGCCGTGGTTTAAAAATACCATCATCGTGGTGACGTCCGATCATTTGGCGATGAACAACACGGCGCATCAATATTTGATCAAACAGCCGCGCCATGACCTGTTTATGGTCATTCGTGGCGATCAGCCACAGGCGGAAGTGCTCGATAGCAAACGCAGCACGCTGGATAACGGTGCGACGGTGCTGGATATTCTCGGCGGTGATAACGCCATCGGCCTGGGTCGCAGCGGTCTCTCCTCCGTCTCGCTGTCTACCCAGTTTGAGGATATGGCGAAGCGCGTCACGGCGTGGAAAGCGGATATCATCCAACTGTGGAATTTCCCCAGTAAGATGGAGAGCTTCACGGTCGATCAGCAGAAGAATACTTTCAGCTTCTCGGGCGCGACCTTCAAGCTGCCGATTCTGTTCCGCGTCTCTGATAAACATGTCGAACCGCTGCCGGAAGGTGAATACGCTGAGCCACTGCGCTATCAGCTCTCCAAATTCGCTGCCGCTGACAAATTCGTCTGGGTCGATCGCTGCTTCAAGATGGCCCGCCTGTGGCAGCCTGATTTAGCGCTATCGAACGATCTGTGTATTTCGATGGGGCAAATGGGCGGCAAACCGAGCGTAACCCGCATTGATAAGCCGCTGTGGAAAAGTAAAGTCACCTTCCCGAAAGCGGAGGTGAGCGCAGCAACGTTCCAGCTGAACGAACAGCAGATTCGCATTGAAGACAATGCTATTCGCTACAACGCAGACAGCTTCCTGTTAACGGTGCCCGGCGCGCCGAGCAGTGTTAAGAGCTTTAAAGGCATATCACGGCTGGAAAACTGGGGACGTTGGTCGAACGCTAATCTGGCACCTGAAGTGAATATTGAATACAACGATCCACTGCCTGAGCGCTTTGATGTGGTGATCACCGCGCGTGGCTTCGGCCCCAATGCGCATCGGCCAATCCCGGTGCGCGTGGGAGATCAGGAGCAGCCGTTGAATCTGGGGGAGGATTTCTCCACCACCACGCTGCATTTCACCAATCCCACCGGTAGCCGCAACTTGATTATTGCACCGCCGGAGCCGCAGGAGTCGAATGACGGCAACATCATCGGCCAGGATCCGCGCAAACTGGGCATCG